TTGCATTTTGTCGACCGGCTTTGCGTTCTGTCTCAGTTCTGCAGATGATCGGGCGCTATGATTCGGCAATAGTCGTTAATTCAACAGGATGAGCATCATGCAGGCGCTGAAGATCGTTTCCCTGGCCGTTGCATTCGGCTGCATGGCATCGGCAACAGCCGGCGCACAGGGCGGCGTGTCGCATGCACAGTTCATGCAGAACGCCATGAATCGCGTCGACCGGATGTTCGATCGGCTCGATCAGAACCGGGACGGCGTGCTGACCGAGCTGGAACGCGAGGCGGCGCGGGAAAGGCTGGCCGGCAAGGGCAGCGACGCGTCGGTTCCGCCGCCGATGGCGGGCGACGTGACCAAGGACGGCTTCGTCCAGTTCATGACCCCCAGGGCCGAGCGGATTTTCGAGCATCTGGATGCGAACAAGGACGGCATGCTGTCGATGCGGGAAATGCAAACCGCGCTGGCCGCGAGCGGGAGAAACGCCGACCGTTGACGCCAGGGCCGGCCGTGCGCGGCGTGCCGGCGGCGGCGGCGACCACCGGCTCGGGCGACCGCTTCGCCGAAGCGGTCCGGCCGCACTCCGCCATGGACGGCGTGGCTACTTGGCGCGATCGCCGTCCCTGATGCCCGCGAGCGTGCCGCGCTCGAAACGCAGCGTGGTCAGGAACTTGCCGCTGCCGGGGTTGTAGGTCCATTCGTCGACGTTCTCGCACGGCACGACATTGACCACGGTGCCCTGCCCGCCGGTCGACACGGTTTGCGGCGGCGCCTTGCAGAACGAGTCCTTGACCATCGGCTCGCCGCACTTTTGCAGCACCGTGGCGCGCGAATCGCCGACATAGACAAGGTCGTTGTTGCAGCGGAACGAGGCTGCCGTGGCGGCGGTCGAACACAGCCCGAGCGCGAGCAAGGCAAGGGTGGAAACGTTCATGAATCATCCTTGGTGACGCCGGTGTTCCGGCGCGGGTTGAACGGGCGAGCACTGCGACCATAGAGCACGGCAAACGACGAAGGTTCGATGCCGGATGGATGCCAAATGTATCAAGGCTAGCGCCGGCGCATCCACACGATTCGCGGCAATGTGTCACCGTTGCGCTCGAGCAGCGAGGCGTAGCGCACCGTCACGCGGCCGAAGCGGGCATCGATTTCGTTGACGAAATAGCGGCTCTGCACCGTCAGCGACTCGCCGGGAACCCGGCCGCGCACGCGCTCGGGCACCGCGTCGGTGAACTCGGCCACATTCTGGAAGTAACGGCCGGCGCGTCGGGCCACCACGGCCTGCGCGTCCTGCAGGGTCATGCCCTCTATCATCGCGGCCAGGACTTCGGGCGACGCGAAATTGACGTTGACCGGTGTCGGCTGCGGCAGGACGGTGACGAACGGCGTCAGCCGGGCAATGGTGTCGGCGTCGAAACCGCTGATCCGCGACAGCGACGCCAGATCGTTCAGCGGCTGGTTGGCGGTGCGGTAACCGCGCGGCAGGTAATCGCCGTCCTCGGCGCCGCCCGAACGCGCTTCGCCATCGGCATCGACCCAGTCGACGAGCGCGTCGACGCGCTGCGCCGGAATGCCGAGCAGCTCGAACAGGCGCCGGCAGCTGGCGATGCCCGCATCGCTGGCCCGGCCGTCGATGACGACGTTGTTGAGATTGAACCGGCCCTGCTGTTCGAGCAAGCGCCCGCCGACCTTGCCCTGCTCGACCGGAATCGCCGGGATCGGGATGTTCCACGGCTCGAGCAGATGGTCGAGCTGGTTGTTGCGCGCATCGTCGCGCAAGGTGAAACGCGCCAGTTGCATCCCCGAATAGGCGATCGCCCTCGCCTGCCCCTGGTCGAGCTGGTTTTCGAGCTGGAAGAACCACAGTTGCTGGCGCCAGGCGATCCACGCCGCCAGCGCGGCAACCAGCGCAGCGGTGATCACCGCGGTGATCAGCGCGATGCCGGACTGTCGCCGCATCGACGCGCTCATGGCAGCGCGAACACCCGCTCGATCGGCGCACTGCCGACGCGCGCCAGCGTGACCTTCACCGCGCGCGGCAACGGCGCCTCGGCGGCGGCACTGGCACCGGCCGGCCAGTGCGTCTGCCAAGTGCCTCCGGCATCGAGAAAGGCGGCCGAGAACGTACCGATATCGTCCAGCAGCGGCAGCGTCGCCGGTTTGGCGTCCGGTGCCGCATCGAGCACATCCCACAGTTGCAGTGCCAGCGTGTTGCCGTCAAGGCGGTAGGCAACGCGTTGCGGATCGCGGTCGCGGGCGAAGCGGACGAATTCGAGCGCCGGCGCGGACGCGGCATCACGGCCGCCGAAGGCCGGCTGCAAGCGGCCTTCGCCATCACGCCACGACCGCCGCAGCGACTGGCCGAGGTCGTCGCCGATCCGGTCGAACACCAGCGACAGCTCGCGCCACGACTGCGCCTCGGCATCGAGGCGCAATTTGGTCGTCGCCACCGAATCAAGCCCGCGCCACGCCACGAGCGCGATCACGCTGAAGATCGCCAGCGCAACCAGCAATTCGAGCAGCGTAAAGCCGTCAGCGCGGGACATGGGCCAGGTATCCGGTCAGCGTGGCGACGGCGTGGTCCGGCTTGCCTTCCGCATAGACCTTGATTTCGACGCGGCGGAAGCTGCGGTTCGGCGACACGCCGTCGTCCTCCTGCCAGACGAACTCGCGCCCGGCCATGCTGGCGCGGCCTTCGCGCCGGCCCGGCTCGGGAAACTCGCCGCGCGCGGTGATTTCCGCCAGCCGGTTCTGCGCAACCCAGCCCGCCAGCGTGCGCGTCGCCAGCTCGCCGGCGGTATCGGTACTCGCCGACACCGCGCGCAAGGCCGCGGCCATCGCGATCGCCAGCACCGCCAGCGCAACCAGCACCTCGACCAGCGTTAAACCGTGACTAGGCCGCATCGCTCACCGCGCGGGCCACGACCCGTCCCATCGCGTCGCCGTCGAGCCGCCAGCGCACCTCGCCGAGCCGCAGCTCGACCCGGAACGGCGCGTTGACGCCGGACGGCTCGAACACGATGCGCTCGCCGATCGGCCGCTCGCGCAGGTCGACCGTCAGCGCGCTCAGCGCGATGCCCTCGGGCCACTCGCGCGCGCGCAGCACTTCGTCGGCGCCGATCGCCTGCCAGCCGTTCTGGTCGTCGAGCAGCCAGAACTGGTAGCCGCGGCCGTCGCTCGACCAGGCCGTCGCCCGGCCCGAGTTGATCGCCGCGTCGCGGGCGCCGTCGAGCAGCAGCGCCAGCCGCTCGGCCTCGCGCGACAGCGTCGTCGCGTCCGAGTCGTTCAGCCGCACCACCGCCAGCCCGAGGATCAGGCCGACGATGGCCAGTGCGACCAGGATTTCGACCAGCGTGAAGCCGCGTCGGCGGAACATGCTATGAATCTAGAGCTGCCACGAGCCGATGTCGGCGTCGTAGCCTTCGCCGCCCTGCGCGCCGTCGGCACCGTAGCTCATCACGTCGATCTCGCCCTTGAGCCCCGGATTCAGATAGAGGTAATCACCGTCCCACGGGTCTTTCGGCAGCTTCTCGAGATAACCGCCGGTCTTCCAGTTCGTCGGCACCGGCGGCAGGCCCGGCTTCTCGGTCAGCGCCTTCAGCCCCTGCTCGGTGGTCGGGTAGCGGCCGTTGTCGAGCTTGTAGAGCTTGAGCGCCTGCACCACGCTGCGGATGTCCTGCTTGGCCGCAACGACGCGCGCCTCGTTCGGCCGGTCCATGATCTTGGGCACGATCAGCGCGCCGAGAATCGCCAGAATGGTGATCACGACAAGGATCTCGATCAGGGTAAAACCGCGCTGGACCGCGCTTCGGGCTTGCATCATCTCTGCTCCACGTTTGAGTTATTTGATCAGCTGGTTCATTTCGAACACCGGCAGCAGGATCGCCAGCACGATCAGCAGCACCACGCCGCCCATCAGCAGCACCATGATCGGGCCGAGCAGGCTGGTGAACGTGGCCACCCGGTTTTCGAGTTCCTGGCTTTGCTGCTGCGCCGCCTTGTCGAGCATCTGCTCGAGCCGGCCGGTGGCCTCGCCGCTGCCGATCAGGTGGATCAGCACCGGCGGGAACAGTTTCGATTCCGCCAGCGCGCGCGACAGCGACATCCCTTCGCGTACCTGTGTCGCCGCGGTCTGCACCGCGTCGCGCAGCGGCAGGTTGCCGATCACGCCGGCCGCCGCGCCCATCGCCCGCAACAGCGGCACACCGCTGCCGACGAGGATCGCCAAGGTCGACGCCAGTCTGGCGGTATTGCCGGCACGCTCGAAGCGGCCGAACAGCGGCAGCTTCAGCGTCCACAAATCGAAAGCGCGCCGAACCGCCGGCCGCTTCAACGCGCGCCATCCGGCAAAACCGGCGACCGAGGCCAGCAGCAACAGCACCGCCCCCCAGTCACGGACCACGGCACTGGTCCACAGCAGCGCCCGGGTCAGCAAAGGCAGTGTCTGCTTGGCGCTCTGGAACACCGTCACCATCTGCGGGACGACCCAGGTCAGGAGGCCGATGATGACCAGCACCGAGACGACCATCACCACCATCGGATAAATGAACGCCAGCATCACTTTCGATGCCAGCGCGGCGCGGCTTTCGAGGTAGTCGGCCAGCCGCTGCATCACCGCCGCAGCCTTGCCCGACTCCTCGCCGGCGGCGACGATGGTCCGGTACAGCTCGGGAAACGCCGCCGGATGGCTCGCCAGCGCCTGTGACAACGACACGCCGGCGAGGATCTCGCTGCGCAGCGCCAGCACCAGCGCCTTTTCGCGCTCGCCGTCGCTCTGCTCGCCGAGCACGACCAGCGCCTCATCGAGCGTCAGGCCGGCGTCGAGCAGCGTCGACAGCTGCCGTGTCAGCAAGGCCAGCCGTGCCGTGCCGAGGCCGCGCTGGCGGCGTGCCCTCGCCGTGCCGTTGGCCAGTTCGCTGACCCACAAGCCCCGTTCGCGCAACTGCAGTCGCGCCTGGCGCGCATTGTCTGCCTCGATCGCGCCGCGGACCTCGCGGCCGTCGCCGCCGACGGCGCGGTAGTGGAAGGTACTCATGCCGTATGGCCGCCCTTCGAACGATTGCGCTCCGCCGGCGGCCGCATGCGGATCAGGCGAAGATCACGGTCTTGTTCGAATACACCAGCACGCGGTGCTCGAGGTGCCACTTGACCGCGCGCGCCAGCACCATCTTCTCGAGGTCGCGGCCCTTGCGGATCAGCTCCTCGACATCGTCGCGGTGCGAGATGCGGATCACGTCCTGCTCGATGATCGGGCCGTCGTCGAGCACCTCGGTCACGTAGTGGCTGGTCGCGCCGATCAGCTTCACGCCGCGGGCAAATGCGCGGTGGTAAGGCTTGGCGCCGTCGAATGCCGGCAGGAAGCTGTGGTGGATGTTGATCACGCGCTGCGGATAGGCGGCGGTGAAGTCGTGCGACAGCACCTGCATGTAGCGCGCCAGCACGATCAGATCGATGCCGTGCGCTTCGAGCAATGCCTTCTGTTCGGCCTCGGCCCCCGCCTTGTTGTCCTTGCCGACCGGAATCACGTGATAGGCGATGCCGTAGAACTCGGCCAGCGCGCGGCAATCGTCGTGGTTCGAGATGATCAGCGGAATATCGCAGTGCAGCTCGCCGCTCTTGTGGCGATACAGCAGGTCGACGAGGCAGTGGTCGTACTTGGAGACGAAGATCGCCATCTTCGGCCGCTCGGCCGACAGTGCGACGGTCCACTGCATCTGGAAGCGGTCGGCGATCGGCTGGAACGCCGGGGTGAACGCGTCCATGTCGAGGGTGAAATCAGTCAGATCCCACTCGACTCGCATCAGGAACAGGTTTTCCGAGTTGTCCTGGTGCTGGTCGACGTGGACGATATTGGCG
This window of the Jeongeupia sp. USM3 genome carries:
- a CDS encoding DUF2845 domain-containing protein → MNVSTLALLALGLCSTAATAASFRCNNDLVYVGDSRATVLQKCGEPMVKDSFCKAPPQTVSTGGQGTVVNVVPCENVDEWTYNPGSGKFLTTLRFERGTLAGIRDGDRAK
- a CDS encoding GspH/FimT family pseudopilin; this encodes MFRRRGFTLVEILVALAIVGLILGLAVVRLNDSDATTLSREAERLALLLDGARDAAINSGRATAWSSDGRGYQFWLLDDQNGWQAIGADEVLRAREWPEGIALSALTVDLRERPIGERIVFEPSGVNAPFRVELRLGEVRWRLDGDAMGRVVARAVSDAA
- the gspK gene encoding type II secretion system minor pseudopilin GspK — protein: MRRQSGIALITAVITAALVAALAAWIAWRQQLWFFQLENQLDQGQARAIAYSGMQLARFTLRDDARNNQLDHLLEPWNIPIPAIPVEQGKVGGRLLEQQGRFNLNNVVIDGRASDAGIASCRRLFELLGIPAQRVDALVDWVDADGEARSGGAEDGDYLPRGYRTANQPLNDLASLSRISGFDADTIARLTPFVTVLPQPTPVNVNFASPEVLAAMIEGMTLQDAQAVVARRAGRYFQNVAEFTDAVPERVRGRVPGESLTVQSRYFVNEIDARFGRVTVRYASLLERNGDTLPRIVWMRRR
- the gspG gene encoding type II secretion system major pseudopilin GspG; the encoded protein is MMQARSAVQRGFTLIEILVVITILAILGALIVPKIMDRPNEARVVAAKQDIRSVVQALKLYKLDNGRYPTTEQGLKALTEKPGLPPVPTNWKTGGYLEKLPKDPWDGDYLYLNPGLKGEIDVMSYGADGAQGGEGYDADIGSWQL
- the purU gene encoding formyltetrahydrofolate deformylase; its protein translation is MNTATLLISCPDRKGLSAAIANFLYTYNANIVHVDQHQDNSENLFLMRVEWDLTDFTLDMDAFTPAFQPIADRFQMQWTVALSAERPKMAIFVSKYDHCLVDLLYRHKSGELHCDIPLIISNHDDCRALAEFYGIAYHVIPVGKDNKAGAEAEQKALLEAHGIDLIVLARYMQVLSHDFTAAYPQRVINIHHSFLPAFDGAKPYHRAFARGVKLIGATSHYVTEVLDDGPIIEQDVIRISHRDDVEELIRKGRDLEKMVLARAVKWHLEHRVLVYSNKTVIFA
- a CDS encoding EF-hand domain-containing protein, whose translation is MSIMQALKIVSLAVAFGCMASATAGAQGGVSHAQFMQNAMNRVDRMFDRLDQNRDGVLTELEREAARERLAGKGSDASVPPPMAGDVTKDGFVQFMTPRAERIFEHLDANKDGMLSMREMQTALAASGRNADR
- the gspJ gene encoding type II secretion system minor pseudopilin GspJ; translated protein: MSRADGFTLLELLVALAIFSVIALVAWRGLDSVATTKLRLDAEAQSWRELSLVFDRIGDDLGQSLRRSWRDGEGRLQPAFGGRDAASAPALEFVRFARDRDPQRVAYRLDGNTLALQLWDVLDAAPDAKPATLPLLDDIGTFSAAFLDAGGTWQTHWPAGASAAAEAPLPRAVKVTLARVGSAPIERVFALP
- the gspI gene encoding type II secretion system minor pseudopilin GspI, yielding MRPSHGLTLVEVLVALAVLAIAMAAALRAVSASTDTAGELATRTLAGWVAQNRLAEITARGEFPEPGRREGRASMAGREFVWQEDDGVSPNRSFRRVEIKVYAEGKPDHAVATLTGYLAHVPR
- the gspF gene encoding type II secretion system inner membrane protein GspF; this encodes MSTFHYRAVGGDGREVRGAIEADNARQARLQLRERGLWVSELANGTARARRQRGLGTARLALLTRQLSTLLDAGLTLDEALVVLGEQSDGEREKALVLALRSEILAGVSLSQALASHPAAFPELYRTIVAAGEESGKAAAVMQRLADYLESRAALASKVMLAFIYPMVVMVVSVLVIIGLLTWVVPQMVTVFQSAKQTLPLLTRALLWTSAVVRDWGAVLLLLASVAGFAGWRALKRPAVRRAFDLWTLKLPLFGRFERAGNTARLASTLAILVGSGVPLLRAMGAAAGVIGNLPLRDAVQTAATQVREGMSLSRALAESKLFPPVLIHLIGSGEATGRLEQMLDKAAQQQSQELENRVATFTSLLGPIMVLLMGGVVLLIVLAILLPVFEMNQLIK